One window of the Thermasporomyces composti genome contains the following:
- a CDS encoding ROK family protein has product MTDQTADAPAADPSRPVLAIDIGGTKLAVGLVDADGQVLASRRAPTTVGADDADTIFGRLRKLCDEVLDTAGNPRVRGVGVGCGGPMRWPDGLVSPVNLTAWRDFPLRERLAEAYPGVPVRVHNDAVAVVVAEHWRGAGRGVDNMLGMVVSTGVGGGLILGGRLIDGRSGNAGHVGHLIVDPDGPQCGCGARGCVEAIARGPGLVAWAREQGWRPDDASATAKTLADDALAGDAIAREAFDRAGRALGIGIASAVALCDLELVVVGGGVSQVGALLFDPLHRYLRQYARIEFARTVRVVRAGLDQDAGIVGAAAFILAGDRYWSAG; this is encoded by the coding sequence ATGACCGACCAGACAGCGGACGCCCCAGCCGCCGACCCCAGCCGTCCCGTCTTGGCCATCGACATCGGCGGTACCAAACTCGCCGTCGGGCTGGTGGACGCCGACGGCCAGGTCCTGGCGAGTCGGCGCGCGCCGACCACCGTCGGAGCGGACGACGCCGACACGATCTTCGGCCGACTGCGCAAGCTGTGTGACGAGGTCCTCGACACGGCTGGGAATCCGCGCGTGCGCGGCGTAGGCGTCGGCTGTGGTGGACCCATGCGCTGGCCGGACGGTCTGGTGTCGCCGGTCAACCTGACCGCCTGGCGTGACTTCCCGCTCCGGGAGCGGCTCGCCGAGGCCTATCCCGGCGTTCCCGTGCGGGTCCACAACGACGCCGTGGCCGTCGTCGTCGCCGAGCACTGGCGTGGCGCCGGGCGCGGTGTCGACAACATGCTCGGCATGGTGGTCTCCACCGGCGTGGGTGGGGGCCTCATCCTGGGCGGGCGGTTGATCGACGGCCGCAGCGGCAACGCCGGACACGTCGGACACCTCATCGTGGACCCCGACGGCCCGCAGTGCGGCTGCGGCGCCCGAGGATGTGTCGAGGCGATCGCGCGCGGACCCGGCCTCGTGGCGTGGGCGCGGGAGCAAGGCTGGCGTCCCGACGACGCGTCGGCGACTGCGAAGACGCTCGCCGACGACGCGCTCGCCGGGGATGCGATCGCGCGCGAGGCGTTCGACCGCGCCGGGCGGGCCCTCGGGATCGGCATCGCGTCGGCGGTGGCCCTGTGTGACCTGGAGCTGGTCGTGGTCGGCGGAGGCGTCTCGCAGGTCGGCGCGTTGCTGTTCGACCCGCTCCACAGGTACCTCCGCCAGTACGCCCGCATCGAGTTCGCCCGGACGGTCCGGGTCGTGCGCGCGGGGCTCGACCAGGACGCCGGCATCGTGGGAGCGGCGGCGTTCATCCTCGCGGGCGACCGGTACTGGTCAGCCGGGTGA